The following proteins are encoded in a genomic region of Deinococcus misasensis DSM 22328:
- a CDS encoding NAD(P)/FAD-dependent oxidoreductase codes for MESYPALDAPVNTDVVVLGGGITGALLAWHLIEAGIGCVVLDKRDVAYGSTSASTAMLQYEIDTPLTELSQMLGEDHAARAYLLCLQAILDIEKLSEKLDADVGFQKKSSLYYASRAQDVKLLRAEYDLRKKHGIELELWDEQDLAARFPFQKKAALYSPVAAEVDPYRLCHALLKEAEQKGAHIFDRTEALSWDMDHFGVTVRTNRNVEVRAKKIIFASGYEAQSILKQKVVNLRNSYALVSEPVKTFEGWHEQALVWETARPYHYARTTQDGRIMIGGEDETFRTLPIRERRIPFKQARLETKFRALFPEIPLETAYSWAGTFGETRDGLAYIGDHPDFPQAYFALGYGGNGITYSILAAQMIRDVLLKGSHPDWDIFRFDR; via the coding sequence ATGGAAAGTTATCCCGCTCTGGATGCCCCTGTGAACACCGATGTGGTGGTTCTGGGAGGAGGCATCACCGGAGCCCTTCTGGCATGGCACCTCATTGAAGCAGGCATCGGTTGTGTGGTGCTGGACAAACGGGATGTGGCTTATGGCAGCACCAGTGCGTCCACAGCCATGCTGCAATACGAAATTGACACGCCCCTCACCGAACTCAGCCAGATGCTGGGCGAAGACCACGCAGCCAGAGCGTATCTGCTGTGCTTGCAGGCCATTCTGGACATCGAGAAGCTCTCTGAAAAGCTGGATGCGGATGTGGGTTTCCAGAAAAAATCCAGCCTGTACTATGCCTCCAGAGCTCAGGATGTCAAACTTCTCAGGGCCGAATACGACCTCCGCAAAAAACACGGCATCGAACTGGAACTCTGGGACGAACAGGACCTTGCTGCACGTTTCCCCTTCCAGAAAAAAGCAGCCCTTTACTCGCCCGTGGCAGCAGAGGTGGATCCTTACCGCCTGTGTCATGCCCTGCTGAAAGAGGCAGAGCAAAAAGGGGCACACATCTTTGACCGCACCGAAGCCCTGTCCTGGGACATGGACCATTTTGGTGTGACTGTCAGGACCAACCGCAACGTGGAGGTCAGGGCCAAAAAGATCATCTTCGCCTCTGGCTATGAGGCCCAGAGCATCCTGAAGCAAAAAGTGGTCAATCTGCGCAACTCTTACGCTCTGGTCAGTGAACCCGTGAAGACTTTTGAGGGGTGGCACGAACAGGCCCTTGTCTGGGAAACAGCGCGGCCTTACCACTATGCCCGCACCACGCAAGATGGCCGCATCATGATCGGCGGAGAAGACGAAACCTTCCGCACCCTGCCCATCCGTGAACGAAGGATTCCCTTCAAGCAAGCCAGACTGGAAACCAAATTCAGGGCGCTTTTCCCAGAGATTCCTCTGGAAACCGCTTACTCATGGGCCGGCACTTTCGGAGAAACCCGCGACGGTCTGGCCTACATCGGGGACCACCCGGACTTTCCGCAGGCTTATTTTGCTCTGGGGTACGGAGGGAACGGCATCACCTACAGCATTCTGGCCGCCCAGATGATCCGGGATGTGCTGCTCAAGGGGTCTCATCCCGATTGGGACATCTTCCGTTTTGACCGGTGA
- a CDS encoding response regulator, with protein MTTTMTTLNPDPHAPSNSRILMFQHDLVESMMIRRFVNQLGYLVHEVAHPEDATEALSHEEGFGAILLDLGVKMDRAFQLLKSCREHFPNTPVIVVSSIRQEEVLEWLKRFGVQDVIVKPRSLRELLLRVENDLEKYAPLAS; from the coding sequence ATGACCACAACCATGACCACCCTGAATCCAGACCCCCATGCACCCAGCAATTCACGCATTTTGATGTTCCAGCACGATCTGGTTGAATCCATGATGATCCGGCGTTTTGTGAACCAGTTGGGTTACTTGGTGCACGAGGTTGCCCACCCAGAGGACGCCACCGAAGCCCTCAGCCATGAAGAAGGGTTTGGTGCGATTTTGCTGGACCTCGGGGTGAAAATGGACCGGGCTTTTCAACTGCTCAAATCCTGCCGTGAACATTTTCCCAACACCCCTGTGATCGTGGTGTCCAGCATCCGTCAAGAGGAAGTGCTGGAATGGCTCAAGCGTTTTGGGGTGCAGGATGTGATTGTCAAACCCCGTTCCTTAAGAGAACTGCTCTTGCGCGTGGAGAACGATCTGGAAAAATACGCCCCTCTGGCTTCCTGA
- a CDS encoding Nramp family divalent metal transporter: MATPPENQTSGWRQANTSQSLSEAHASIPVHDNKPAWRRFLAYVGPGALVAVGYMDPGNWATNLAGGSKFAFALLSVILISNLMAILLQTLSLRLGIATGRDLAQACRDHYPKPVAVVLWLLAEIAIAATDLAELIGAAVALNLLFGLPLMWGLVITAFDVILLLALQNKGFRWLEAFVITLMVTIFVCFGIEMLLAQPAWSQVLKGYIPTREILSNPEMLYISIGILGATVMPHNLYLHSSLVQTRAFKRTEQGKKQAIKFATLDTVISLMLALLVNSAMLILAASVFFKSGRTEVVEITQVYELLSPMLGTALASTLFGVALLACGQNATITGTLSGQIVMEGFLNFKIKPWIRRLITRLIAVTPAIIVTYLYGAKGVTDLLVLSQVILSLQLSFAVFPLLVFTSDRKKMGVFVSPLWLKVLGWTAGFVIAALNIYLLLVTFGVVKSVV; this comes from the coding sequence ATGGCCACACCCCCCGAAAACCAAACCTCTGGCTGGAGGCAAGCCAACACCTCCCAGTCGCTTTCCGAAGCACACGCTTCGATTCCTGTTCACGACAACAAACCGGCATGGCGCAGGTTTCTGGCCTACGTCGGACCGGGTGCTCTGGTGGCCGTGGGCTACATGGACCCCGGCAACTGGGCCACCAACCTTGCAGGTGGCTCCAAATTTGCCTTTGCCCTCCTGAGCGTGATCCTGATCTCCAACCTGATGGCGATCTTGCTGCAAACCCTGTCGTTGCGCCTCGGGATTGCCACAGGCCGGGATCTGGCACAAGCCTGTCGGGACCACTATCCCAAACCTGTTGCAGTGGTGCTCTGGCTCCTTGCAGAAATCGCCATTGCAGCCACCGACCTCGCAGAACTGATTGGGGCTGCCGTGGCCCTCAATTTGCTGTTCGGGCTTCCCCTCATGTGGGGACTGGTGATCACCGCCTTTGATGTGATTTTGCTGCTGGCCTTGCAAAACAAGGGTTTCAGGTGGCTGGAAGCTTTTGTGATCACCCTGATGGTCACCATCTTCGTGTGTTTTGGCATCGAAATGCTGCTGGCCCAGCCCGCGTGGTCACAGGTCCTCAAAGGCTACATCCCCACCCGAGAGATCCTCAGCAACCCCGAGATGCTCTACATCTCGATTGGCATTCTGGGGGCCACCGTGATGCCCCACAACCTGTACCTGCATTCCAGTCTGGTGCAAACACGGGCCTTCAAACGCACCGAGCAGGGCAAAAAACAGGCCATCAAATTCGCCACCCTCGACACCGTGATCTCCCTGATGCTGGCCCTCCTGGTCAACTCGGCCATGCTGATTCTGGCAGCCAGTGTCTTCTTCAAAAGTGGGCGCACCGAAGTGGTTGAAATCACGCAGGTCTATGAACTGCTGTCTCCCATGCTGGGCACCGCTCTGGCCAGCACCCTTTTTGGGGTGGCCCTTTTGGCCTGCGGTCAGAACGCCACCATCACCGGGACCCTCAGCGGTCAAATCGTGATGGAAGGCTTCCTGAACTTCAAAATCAAACCGTGGATCCGCCGCCTGATCACCCGCCTGATTGCCGTCACCCCGGCGATCATCGTGACCTACCTGTACGGCGCAAAAGGGGTGACGGACCTGCTGGTGCTCTCACAGGTGATCCTCAGCCTGCAACTGTCCTTTGCGGTGTTTCCCTTGCTGGTTTTCACCTCGGACCGCAAAAAAATGGGGGTGTTTGTCAGTCCACTCTGGTTGAAAGTGCTGGGCTGGACGGCTGGATTTGTGATTGCAGCCCTCAACATTTACTTGTTGCTGGTGACGTTTGGTGTGGTCAAAAGCGTGGTTTGA
- a CDS encoding ABC transporter ATP-binding protein: MKLELHNLQAAYGKIQVLWEVSLTVEEGQFVALIGANGAGKTTTLRAVSGLMPLKAGQILLGGQDISKQSSAARVQQGLGHVPEGRQLFPLMTVQENLELGAQVRSAAWQVKDQTLQKVYALFPRLGERKTQLAGTLSGGEQQMVAIGRAMMALPKVLLVDEPSLGLSPLLTKVVFAALKEINTHGVGVLLVEQNVRQSLHLADQAYVLENGQVVREGPGQRLLEDPEVQKAYLAF; this comes from the coding sequence ATGAAACTCGAACTGCACAACCTTCAGGCTGCTTACGGCAAAATTCAGGTGCTCTGGGAGGTTTCCCTGACCGTGGAAGAAGGCCAGTTTGTGGCCCTGATTGGCGCAAACGGGGCAGGGAAGACCACCACCCTGAGGGCCGTGAGTGGCCTGATGCCTCTGAAAGCCGGACAGATCCTGCTGGGCGGTCAGGACATCTCCAAACAGTCCAGTGCTGCCAGAGTGCAGCAGGGCCTCGGGCACGTTCCAGAGGGCAGGCAACTGTTCCCCTTGATGACCGTGCAGGAAAACCTCGAACTCGGGGCGCAGGTGCGCAGTGCAGCATGGCAGGTCAAAGACCAGACCCTGCAAAAAGTCTACGCCCTTTTCCCCCGTCTGGGAGAACGCAAAACCCAGCTTGCAGGCACCCTCTCTGGGGGTGAACAGCAGATGGTCGCCATCGGACGGGCGATGATGGCTTTGCCCAAAGTGCTTCTGGTGGATGAGCCTTCTCTGGGCCTCAGTCCCCTGCTCACCAAAGTGGTGTTTGCTGCCCTCAAAGAAATCAACACCCATGGGGTGGGGGTGCTTCTGGTGGAGCAAAACGTGCGCCAGAGCCTGCACCTTGCCGATCAGGCTTACGTGCTGGAAAACGGTCAGGTGGTCCGCGAAGGACCGGGTCAGCGTTTGCTGGAAGACCCTGAAGTGCAAAAAGCCTATCTGGCGTTCTGA
- a CDS encoding ABC transporter ATP-binding protein, with translation MILEVRNVQKSFGGLMAVRDMGLHLDQGEILAVIGPNGAGKTTLLNLLSGLFLPDAGQIVLSGHDITRASPEKRCHLGIGRAFQVVRPFLEMTVFENVMVGAMFGKNGLTRKQATEHTEKVLTLTGLEQHASKNAHDLTLMQDKRLEVARALATRPSVLLLDEVMAGLRPTEAQDAVQLVKQVRSSGVSVLFIEHVMPVVRDLADRVVVMEYGSKLAEGLYHDVVRNEKVIAAYLGEEVS, from the coding sequence ATGATTCTGGAAGTCCGCAACGTGCAGAAATCCTTCGGTGGCCTGATGGCGGTGCGGGACATGGGCCTCCACCTCGATCAGGGGGAAATTCTGGCGGTCATTGGCCCCAACGGTGCTGGAAAAACCACCCTGCTGAACTTGCTCTCCGGGCTTTTTCTGCCCGATGCAGGGCAGATTGTGCTGTCCGGCCACGACATCACCCGCGCATCCCCAGAGAAACGCTGTCACCTCGGGATCGGGCGGGCTTTTCAGGTGGTGCGGCCTTTTCTGGAAATGACCGTGTTTGAAAACGTGATGGTGGGGGCGATGTTCGGCAAAAACGGCCTGACCCGCAAGCAGGCCACCGAGCACACCGAAAAAGTGCTGACCCTGACCGGACTGGAGCAGCATGCCAGCAAAAACGCCCACGACCTGACCCTGATGCAGGACAAGCGTCTGGAGGTGGCCCGTGCTCTGGCGACCCGGCCCTCGGTGCTCTTGCTGGACGAGGTGATGGCGGGTTTGCGTCCCACCGAAGCGCAAGATGCCGTGCAACTGGTCAAGCAGGTGCGCAGCAGTGGGGTGAGCGTGCTGTTCATCGAGCACGTGATGCCGGTGGTGCGCGATCTGGCAGACCGGGTGGTGGTGATGGAATACGGCTCCAAACTGGCAGAGGGGCTGTACCACGATGTGGTCCGCAACGAGAAAGTGATTGCTGCCTACCTCGGGGAGGAGGTGTCATGA
- a CDS encoding branched-chain amino acid ABC transporter permease, with protein sequence MIRTVLSVVLGLLALSFPFLPLGAQSAFMLQIANFTVITAVLSLSWDILARTGQLSLAHAAFYGIGAYTYTILMAQSAPWWLAVLVSGLMAGLLSLILGAVTLRLQGMYFAIATLAFTEVIKTVIQNLPEKFAGGSTGMLVPGLFNGQPTAQYYAAVVLLAVTLLVSIWVRNSKLHYAFTAIRQGEQVARVLGVSANRYKLLAFFISSVLAGFAGVLYASKTFFIIPAETFSLSVSVSSLTTAIFGGLYTTLGPVIGSVILITLEELLRLKIPNGYLVVYGVMLVLTILYLPRGIMGLLERKKP encoded by the coding sequence ATGATCCGCACGGTCCTTTCCGTGGTGCTCGGGCTTCTGGCACTCAGTTTTCCGTTCTTGCCGCTCGGGGCTCAATCGGCGTTCATGCTGCAAATCGCCAACTTCACGGTGATCACGGCGGTGCTGTCTTTGAGCTGGGACATTCTGGCCCGCACCGGGCAACTTTCTCTGGCCCACGCAGCGTTTTACGGCATCGGGGCATACACCTACACCATCCTGATGGCCCAGTCGGCCCCGTGGTGGCTTGCGGTGCTGGTCTCGGGCCTGATGGCGGGTCTGCTCAGCCTGATCCTCGGGGCGGTCACTTTGCGTTTGCAGGGGATGTACTTTGCCATCGCCACCCTCGCTTTCACCGAAGTGATCAAAACCGTGATCCAGAACCTCCCCGAGAAGTTCGCCGGGGGTTCCACAGGCATGCTGGTGCCAGGCCTGTTCAACGGGCAACCCACCGCCCAGTATTACGCTGCGGTGGTGCTCTTGGCGGTCACGTTGCTGGTCAGCATCTGGGTGAGGAACAGCAAACTGCATTACGCATTCACTGCCATCCGTCAGGGAGAGCAGGTGGCGAGGGTGCTCGGGGTGTCGGCCAACCGCTACAAGCTGCTGGCGTTTTTCATCAGCAGTGTGCTGGCCGGATTTGCCGGGGTCTTGTACGCCTCCAAGACCTTTTTCATCATTCCTGCCGAGACCTTCAGCCTGTCGGTCAGTGTCAGCAGCCTGACCACCGCAATTTTTGGGGGGCTGTACACCACCCTCGGGCCGGTGATTGGGTCGGTCATCCTGATCACCCTTGAAGAACTTTTGCGCCTGAAAATCCCCAACGGGTACCTGGTGGTGTACGGGGTGATGCTGGTCCTGACCATCCTGTACCTCCCCAGAGGCATCATGGGCCTGCTGGAAAGGAAAAAGCCATGA
- a CDS encoding branched-chain amino acid ABC transporter permease — translation MTLFLETFLAGLLQSGIYALVASGLALSVGVIHIVNFAHGEFLMVGAFLSWGLFTLLGMDPLLSAVVAALAMFAGGALTYRTTIKHVLLAPELNQMLLTFGISITLQNLALLLFGGNTRVVNTSYQGEAVVLFGLSIGLTKLMAFLLALVLLVGLYLMLYRSKLGRSMRAVAQNRLGAQIIGLDVHRIYLIAFGIASALAGVAGVLVSVLLFASPAVGLVYTLKAFAIIVMAGLGNMTGVLWASVLLALSEAFVQTYIPNGGRMSEAVFFLLIFATLVFRASRGAR, via the coding sequence TTGACACTCTTTCTGGAAACATTTCTTGCTGGATTGCTGCAAAGCGGAATTTATGCGCTGGTGGCTTCCGGGTTGGCGCTTTCGGTGGGGGTGATTCACATCGTGAATTTCGCCCACGGGGAATTCCTGATGGTGGGGGCGTTCCTTTCGTGGGGCCTGTTCACCCTGCTGGGGATGGACCCCTTGCTGTCTGCTGTGGTGGCTGCACTTGCCATGTTTGCTGGAGGTGCCCTGACCTACCGCACCACCATCAAGCATGTGCTGCTGGCCCCAGAGCTGAACCAGATGCTCCTGACGTTTGGCATCAGCATCACCTTGCAAAACCTTGCGCTTTTGCTGTTCGGGGGCAACACCCGCGTGGTGAACACCAGTTATCAGGGTGAAGCGGTGGTGCTGTTTGGCCTGTCCATCGGGCTCACCAAACTGATGGCGTTCCTGCTGGCCCTTGTGCTGTTGGTGGGGTTGTACCTGATGCTGTACCGCTCAAAACTCGGGCGCAGCATGCGTGCTGTGGCCCAGAACCGTCTGGGGGCGCAAATCATTGGTCTGGATGTGCACCGCATTTACCTGATTGCCTTCGGGATTGCTTCTGCACTGGCCGGGGTGGCCGGGGTGCTGGTGAGTGTGCTGCTGTTCGCCAGTCCAGCGGTGGGTCTGGTTTACACCCTCAAAGCCTTTGCGATCATTGTGATGGCGGGCCTCGGGAACATGACTGGGGTGCTGTGGGCCAGTGTGCTTTTGGCCCTTTCGGAAGCCTTCGTGCAGACCTACATTCCCAACGGTGGCCGCATGAGTGAAGCGGTGTTCTTCCTGTTGATTTTTGCCACCCTCGTGTTCCGGGCCTCCAGAGGTGCCCGATGA
- a CDS encoding amino acid ABC transporter substrate-binding protein, with the protein MTPNHKKHLMLLGIALLSSASAVKIGALIPLTGASSVSGQAQKNGLMLALDEINKAGGVLGQPLELVIEDDQSNPAKAVPAFTKMVTVDKIEFMVGGLGSSTTLAITGPAKQYNTFMAWSGAASPLVEDAMKDYPYFFHYHPWAYYNFEAILGFFKNLKGNKKAKNIAIAYEDGPFGSTGIQDTVNAFKKAGFNVVLTEAFKAGSGNFAPLVNKAKTQKVDIFYWVGYDVDALPLMQQIKESGLDVGIVYGAPPSWPVNFEKNKLAQGVASLTMWTPELPSTASKNFVKAYKAKYGNITDEYFAPLAYLNLKTLAEAINKAGSLNKDKVAEVMAKSTFDTPLGKLNFSPSQKIKYQGFKGSNWVTFQFRDEKRIPVFPLKVAKKTVLYPMP; encoded by the coding sequence ATGACACCCAACCACAAAAAACACCTGATGCTGCTTGGAATTGCCCTGCTCTCTTCCGCTTCTGCGGTGAAAATTGGCGCACTGATCCCCCTGACTGGTGCCTCCAGTGTGTCCGGTCAGGCCCAGAAAAACGGCCTGATGCTGGCCCTTGATGAAATCAACAAAGCCGGAGGGGTGCTCGGACAGCCCCTCGAACTGGTCATCGAAGACGACCAGAGCAACCCCGCCAAAGCGGTGCCGGCTTTCACCAAAATGGTCACCGTGGACAAAATCGAATTCATGGTGGGCGGACTGGGCTCCAGCACCACCCTCGCGATCACCGGTCCGGCCAAACAGTACAACACCTTCATGGCGTGGTCCGGGGCTGCTTCCCCTCTGGTGGAAGATGCCATGAAGGATTACCCCTACTTCTTCCACTACCACCCTTGGGCCTACTACAACTTTGAGGCGATTCTGGGCTTTTTCAAGAACCTCAAAGGGAACAAGAAAGCCAAAAACATCGCCATTGCCTACGAAGACGGTCCTTTTGGTTCCACAGGCATTCAGGACACCGTCAACGCCTTCAAAAAAGCCGGATTCAACGTGGTCCTCACCGAAGCCTTCAAAGCGGGCAGCGGCAACTTCGCCCCTCTGGTCAACAAAGCCAAAACCCAGAAAGTGGACATCTTCTACTGGGTCGGCTACGACGTGGACGCCCTTCCCCTGATGCAGCAAATCAAAGAATCGGGTCTGGATGTGGGCATCGTGTACGGCGCACCCCCGAGCTGGCCCGTCAACTTCGAGAAAAACAAACTTGCTCAGGGGGTCGCCAGCCTGACCATGTGGACCCCAGAGCTTCCCTCGACGGCCTCCAAAAACTTTGTGAAAGCCTACAAAGCCAAGTACGGCAACATCACCGACGAGTACTTCGCCCCTCTGGCCTACCTGAACCTCAAAACCCTTGCCGAGGCCATCAACAAAGCCGGAAGCCTCAACAAAGACAAGGTCGCAGAGGTCATGGCGAAAAGCACCTTTGACACCCCGCTCGGAAAACTGAATTTCAGCCCGAGCCAGAAGATCAAATACCAGGGCTTCAAAGGCTCCAACTGGGTGACCTTCCAGTTCAGGGACGAGAAACGGATTCCGGTGTTTCCCCTGAAGGTGGCCAAAAAGACCGTGCTGTATCCGATGCCTTAA
- a CDS encoding alpha/beta hydrolase yields MREFAVQTSRLQMWVREQGEGTPVLFIHGNASDSVFWEDVMGRLPAGYRGIAPDLRGYGKTEDLTIDATRGVMDWADDLLSLLEALNIERYHVVGHSLGGAVIWGLLAADAPRILTVTLAAPGSPFGFGGTRDPQGTPTTEDFAGSGGGTVNPDFPARIARGDTSNEPGSPRDIMNRFYWHPPFVAPNEDALLQGLLNEKVGADRYPGDFVPSPNWPGMAPGVHGPINALSPKYVGDTVQRLLAQSHKPPVLWVRGDKDQIVSDQSLFELGTLGMLGAVPGHPGIEAYPPQPMVAQTRHVLEQYGPYREVVFEDVGHTPYLEKPEAFMQEFLSHLKSAPVHPEKA; encoded by the coding sequence ATGCGCGAATTTGCGGTTCAAACCTCAAGACTCCAGATGTGGGTCAGGGAACAGGGAGAAGGCACCCCGGTGCTGTTCATTCACGGCAATGCCAGCGATTCGGTGTTCTGGGAAGATGTGATGGGTCGCCTGCCCGCAGGTTACAGGGGCATTGCGCCAGATTTGAGGGGTTACGGAAAAACCGAAGACCTGACCATCGATGCCACCAGAGGCGTGATGGACTGGGCAGACGACCTGCTCTCGTTGCTCGAAGCCCTGAACATTGAGCGCTACCATGTGGTCGGACACAGCCTTGGAGGTGCCGTGATCTGGGGCCTGTTGGCAGCAGACGCCCCGAGGATCCTCACGGTCACCCTTGCTGCCCCCGGTTCTCCTTTTGGATTTGGAGGCACCCGGGACCCTCAGGGCACCCCCACCACCGAAGACTTTGCAGGCTCGGGTGGAGGCACCGTCAACCCGGATTTCCCCGCCCGCATCGCCAGAGGGGACACCAGCAACGAACCCGGTTCGCCCAGAGACATCATGAACCGCTTCTACTGGCATCCTCCGTTTGTGGCCCCCAACGAAGACGCCTTGCTTCAGGGGTTGCTGAATGAAAAAGTGGGTGCAGACCGTTACCCCGGTGATTTTGTCCCCTCTCCCAACTGGCCCGGCATGGCCCCCGGCGTGCACGGTCCCATCAATGCCCTCTCTCCGAAGTACGTGGGAGACACCGTGCAGCGTTTGCTGGCCCAGAGCCACAAACCCCCTGTTTTGTGGGTGCGCGGAGACAAAGACCAGATCGTTTCCGACCAGAGCCTGTTTGAACTGGGGACCCTCGGGATGCTCGGGGCTGTGCCCGGCCACCCCGGTATAGAAGCCTATCCCCCTCAGCCGATGGTGGCCCAGACCCGCCACGTGCTGGAGCAATACGGCCCTTACCGCGAAGTGGTCTTCGAGGACGTGGGGCACACCCCTTACCTCGAAAAGCCAGAGGCGTTCATGCAGGAATTCCTCTCCCACCTGAAATCCGCCCCTGTTCACCCCGAGAAGGCCTGA
- a CDS encoding alpha/beta fold hydrolase, producing MQTGQGVLKVEHTFEEGSTSPLKLGYETYGELDPARSNAILVCHYYTGTMHAASVYPEDGLVGWWDPLIGDGKTIDTQRFFVVCMNTPANVQVKDPRIIASGPEDNPTFPAVDLKDVTRLQKALMEHLQIERWHAVVGPSYGAMQTLMWGALYPERTHRLGIIAGSPQAAVALKHFFLPTLRHLARTEDGLHETLRLITFCGLGSDGMERQFQQADVDVFLNSRKHFASLPHILSVGETVARHDIFRHSPLEQITENWKAQGLKVLSVNILGDQFFPSAPMGDFARHMQQAGVQHQHLEIQCDLGHLGCVYETGKFEGALQELLK from the coding sequence ATGCAAACAGGACAGGGCGTCCTCAAGGTGGAGCACACCTTTGAGGAGGGCAGCACATCACCTCTGAAGCTGGGGTACGAAACCTACGGCGAACTTGATCCGGCGCGTTCCAATGCCATTCTGGTGTGCCATTACTACACCGGAACCATGCACGCAGCCTCCGTTTACCCTGAAGATGGACTGGTGGGCTGGTGGGACCCTTTGATTGGCGACGGCAAGACCATCGACACCCAGAGGTTTTTCGTGGTGTGCATGAACACCCCGGCCAACGTGCAGGTCAAAGACCCGCGCATCATCGCCTCGGGGCCAGAGGACAACCCCACTTTTCCTGCCGTGGACCTCAAAGATGTGACCCGTTTGCAAAAAGCCCTGATGGAGCATTTGCAGATTGAGCGCTGGCATGCGGTGGTTGGCCCGAGTTACGGGGCCATGCAAACCCTGATGTGGGGTGCGTTGTATCCAGAGCGCACCCACAGACTGGGCATCATTGCCGGGTCTCCTCAGGCAGCGGTGGCGTTGAAGCATTTCTTTTTGCCGACCCTCAGGCACCTTGCACGCACGGAAGACGGTTTGCATGAAACCCTGCGCCTGATCACTTTTTGCGGTCTGGGGTCAGACGGCATGGAACGCCAGTTTCAGCAGGCCGATGTGGATGTGTTCCTGAACAGCCGCAAGCACTTTGCCAGTCTGCCCCACATCCTGTCGGTGGGCGAAACGGTGGCACGGCATGACATTTTCCGGCACTCCCCTCTGGAGCAGATCACCGAAAACTGGAAAGCGCAGGGATTGAAGGTGCTCAGCGTGAACATTCTGGGCGACCAGTTCTTCCCGAGTGCCCCCATGGGGGATTTTGCCCGTCACATGCAGCAGGCCGGAGTGCAGCACCAGCATCTGGAAATCCAGTGCGATCTGGGGCACCTCGGGTGCGTGTACGAAACCGGGAAATTTGAAGGGGCTTTGCAGGAACTGTTGAAATGA